The following proteins are co-located in the Carassius gibelio isolate Cgi1373 ecotype wild population from Czech Republic chromosome A9, carGib1.2-hapl.c, whole genome shotgun sequence genome:
- the LOC128020281 gene encoding cordon-bleu protein-like 1 isoform X4: MEQKENLLEQDLTLTVVLPEGLEKTVVVHGSKPMMDLLVMLCAKYHLNPSGHTIELITTNRNQVKFKPNALIGALEAEKILLKPKGMEDKNIKTGPQMPEATVRLVINYKKTQKAILRVSPRVPLQELLPAICEKCEFDLQTTVLLRNVHSEDTLDLSGSLNDFGLREVYARDTKVISPVSPFSPVSLPPSPSGSEIYLHGKEKIQREKEKKRFSLFRKGSKKQSEKYMTVSAPGSPVQRKQRPVSMSSFSMHSPITYDCNTMPSNMPKKRRAPLPPSMMSQSMPTDLGHHHCNSQTTTHHDGNQNMAPLSRGSSTESSFKKSTKRKAPPPPTSSSAAPLKETTQDKDMTEPVLASPLEEIREQEEMTGSAEGQVSAVKEKEDEDSSLNLSADISLDSGRAGTATPSQDSEVKESEMARDNPSCDLSPDTDGAEATVNGEIKSEQATSSRIPSEDIEPPVEKTEEVIKSSETCRVLEEVFVSTAEKPASVCNKLQSSECGIQTLHTDLQAQGFDSNTELSREHQIPKIVPSSVRFAHTETQMQTGPQKPFETSGSCTEPSTAPSASTTGLKRDMATSTEKLRVPKPHSPAIHATWDLTSTPTSKASSVQYIVETKPKPSNELTREYIPKVGMTTYTIVPQKSLEKLRFFEVELTLEPNLDFKPETKTVSNGTVSVNGHQNVFEQTRPCTSPPATVSSNVEGTESKIKNKKVPPATRPKPASFRLPKHKRTPGDFVASAAVRQASVGSNSSSCCSSPAARPKETTSSPQSDVFAELDGFPPPPPPVQWEDEENAGASDAPQNAEVDVPLPEAPKFPLSSVLSRQKSLPTNPTPSLSLQRLRSFNAPKPHSSSLSLRFAQAVSSAVKRSESLSHHPLRQSPHTHLLTKQRSVTDYPEPSASTVTDVGEGCSERSGEALSQTAGHSDPAPSSNRDRGMGTCKIGNTQPSPGFEASVAPSATLKGISEVFHSVEE; the protein is encoded by the exons CAAGCCCATGATGGACCTGCTGGTCATGCTTTGTGCAAAGTACCACCTGAACCCGTCTGGCCACACCATAGAGCTCATCACCACCAACAGGAACCAAGTGAAGTTCAAACCCAACGCCCTCATCGGAGCCCTAGAGGCTGAGAAGATCCTGCTAAAACCCAAAGGCATGGAGGACAAAAACATCAAGACAGGGCCGCAGATGCCCGAG GCAACCGTACGATTAGTGATCAACTACAAGAAGACCCAGAAAGCCATTCTCAGGGTGAGTCCTCGGGTTCCTCTTCAAGAACTACTTCCAGCGATCTGCGAGAAATGTGAATTTGACCTGCAGACCACAGTTTTATTAAGAAATGTCCACTCAGAAGACACTTTGGACCTGAGTGGCTCGCTCAATGATTTTGGCCTGAGGGAAGTGTATGCAAGAGACACCAAAG TTATAAGCCCTGTAAGTCCTTTTAGTCCAGTAAGTCTGCCTCCATCTCCATCTGGCTCAG AAATATATCTTCATGGGAAAGAGAAAATCCAgagggagaaagaaaagaaacgatTCAGCTTATTTAGGAAAGGAAGTAAGAAGCAATCCGAAAAG TATATGACCGTGAGTGCACCGGGGTCTCCCGTGCAAAGGAAGCAGAGGCCGGTCAGCATGAGTTCCTTCAGCATGCATTCACCCATTACATACGATTGCAATACCATGCCCTCCAACATGCCAAAGAAGAGACGAGCTCCGTTGCCGCCGAGCATGATGTCACAGAGCATGCCTACCGACCTCGGTCATCACCACTGCAATAGTCAAACCACCACGCATCACGATGGCAACCAG AATATGGCTCCTTTGAGCCGGGGATCCTCGACAGAGTCGTCCTTCAAGAAGTCCACCAAGCGAAAGGCCCCTCCGCCCCCCACCTCCAGCAGCGCAGCCCCTCTTAAAGAAACCACACAAGATAAAGACATGACAG AACCAGTGTTGGCATCTCCTCTGGAGGAGATCAGGGAACAGGAAGAGATGACTGGGAGTGCCGAAGGTCAGGTGTCTGCTGTGAAGGAGAAGGAGGATGAAGACAGCAGCCTCAACCTGTCCGCTGACATCTCTCTGGACTCCGGCCGAGCTGGGACAGCAACTCCCTCTCAGGATTCAGAGGTTAAGGAGAGCGAGATGGCCAGAGACAATCCGTCATGTGACCTGTCCCCAGATACTGA TGGAGCAGAAGCCACAGTGAATGGAGAGATCAAGTCGGAGCAGGCCACAAGCTCTCGAATCCCATCAGAAGACATAG agccCCCGGTGGAAAAGACAGAAGAGGTGATTAAGTCTTCGGAAACGTGCCGTGTTCTGGAGGAGGTTTTTGTGAGCACCGCAGAGAAGCCTGCATCTGTGTGCAACAAGCTTCAATCCTCCGAATGTGGCATCCAGACGTTGCACACGGACTTGCAAGCGCAGGGCTTTGATTCCAACACGGAGCTCAGCCGTGAACACCAAATACCAAAAATCGTCCCAAGTTCGGTCCGCTTCGCTCACACCGAGACGCAAATGCAGACAGGACCCCAGAAACCCTTTGAGACATCAGGCTCATGCACTGAACCCTCCACAGCTCCATCAGCATCCACAACGGGACTAAAAAGAGACATGGCCACTTCCACAGAAAAGCTGCGTGTTCCTAAGCCACATTCGCCTGCGATCCATGCAACCTGGGATCTGACATCTACACCAACCTCTAAAGCAAGTAGCGTACAGTATATTGTAGAAACCAAACCCAAACCATCCAATGAGCTCACCCGTGAATACATTCCCAAAGTAGGCATGACCACCTACACCATCGTGCCTCAGAAGTCTCTCGAAAAGTTGCGCTTCTTTGAAGTGGAGTTGACTTTGGAGCCCAATTTAGACTTCAAACCTGAAACAAAGACTGTCTCCAATGGTACAGTTTCTGTTAACGGCCATCAGAACGTATTTGAGCAAACTAGGCCTTGTACTTCACCTCCAGCTACCGTTTCATCAAACGTAGAAGGAACTGAATCCAAAATCAAAAACAAGAAAGTTCCACCTGCAACAAGACCCAAACCAGCTTCTTTCCGTCTGCCCAAGCACAAACGCACACCTGGGGATTTCGTCGCCTCCGCGGCTGTTCGCCAAGCGAGTGTCGGCAGTAATAGCAGCAGTTGCTGTAGCAGTCCTGCAGCCCGGCCGAAAGAAACCACAAGCAGCCCGCAATCAGATGTGTTTGCAGAACTGGACGGCTTCCCTCCTCCACCGCCACCGGTCCAGTGGGAAGATGAGGAGAACGCAGGAGCGAGTGATGCACCTCAAAATGCAGAGGTAGATGTACCTCTACCCGAAGCTCCCAAATTCCCACTGTCATCTGTACTGTCCCGTCAGAAGAGTCTTCCCACTAACCCCACGCCTTCGCTGAGTCTACAGAGGTTGAGAAGCTTCAACGCACCCAAACCGCACTCGTCCTCATTGTCCTTGCGCTTCGCTCAAGCCGTGTCTTCTGCCGTGAAACGGTCCGAGTCTCTTTCCCATCATCCTCTGAGACAGTCACCACACACTCATCTCCTCACAAAACAAAGATCTGTTACAGATTACCCTGAGCCATCGGCCAGCACG GTGACAGACGTTGGAGAAGGATGCTCAGAGAGATCCGGAGAGGCCCTGTCACAAACAGCAGGCCACAGCGACCCAGCGCCGAGCTCCAACCGAGACAGAGGCATGGGAACATGTAAGATTGGAAATACTCAACCGTCACCA GGGTTTGAAGCATCTGTAGCGCCATCTGCCACATTGAAGGGAATATCTGAAGTCTTTCATTCAGTGGAAGAATGA
- the LOC128020281 gene encoding cordon-bleu protein-like 1 isoform X2: protein MDGDAHSRPPERRRSLKSKAAPRPPVLKGLDAPPLSHTLPAYPHPAMEQKENLLEQDLTLTVVLPEGLEKTVVVHGSKPMMDLLVMLCAKYHLNPSGHTIELITTNRNQVKFKPNALIGALEAEKILLKPKGMEDKNIKTGPQMPEATVRLVINYKKTQKAILRVSPRVPLQELLPAICEKCEFDLQTTVLLRNVHSEDTLDLSGSLNDFGLREVYARDTKVISPVSPFSPVSLPPSPSGSEIYLHGKEKIQREKEKKRFSLFRKGSKKQSEKYMTVSAPGSPVQRKQRPVSMSSFSMHSPITYDCNTMPSNMPKKRRAPLPPSMMSQSMPTDLGHHHCNSQTTTHHDGNQNMAPLSRGSSTESSFKKSTKRKAPPPPTSSSAAPLKETTQDKDMTEPVLASPLEEIREQEEMTGSAEGQVSAVKEKEDEDSSLNLSADISLDSGRAGTATPSQDSEVKESEMARDNPSCDLSPDTDGAEATVNGEIKSEQATSSRIPSEDIEPPVEKTEEVIKSSETCRVLEEVFVSTAEKPASVCNKLQSSECGIQTLHTDLQAQGFDSNTELSREHQIPKIVPSSVRFAHTETQMQTGPQKPFETSGSCTEPSTAPSASTTGLKRDMATSTEKLRVPKPHSPAIHATWDLTSTPTSKASSVQYIVETKPKPSNELTREYIPKVGMTTYTIVPQKSLEKLRFFEVELTLEPNLDFKPETKTVSNGTVSVNGHQNVFEQTRPCTSPPATVSSNVEGTESKIKNKKVPPATRPKPASFRLPKHKRTPGDFVASAAVRQASVGSNSSSCCSSPAARPKETTSSPQSDVFAELDGFPPPPPPVQWEDEENAGASDAPQNAEVDVPLPEAPKFPLSSVLSRQKSLPTNPTPSLSLQRLRSFNAPKPHSSSLSLRFAQAVSSAVKRSESLSHHPLRQSPHTHLLTKQRSVTDYPEPSASTVTDVGEGCSERSGEALSQTAGHSDPAPSSNRDRGMGTCKIGNTQPSPGFEASVAPSATLKGISEVFHSVEE from the exons CAAGCCCATGATGGACCTGCTGGTCATGCTTTGTGCAAAGTACCACCTGAACCCGTCTGGCCACACCATAGAGCTCATCACCACCAACAGGAACCAAGTGAAGTTCAAACCCAACGCCCTCATCGGAGCCCTAGAGGCTGAGAAGATCCTGCTAAAACCCAAAGGCATGGAGGACAAAAACATCAAGACAGGGCCGCAGATGCCCGAG GCAACCGTACGATTAGTGATCAACTACAAGAAGACCCAGAAAGCCATTCTCAGGGTGAGTCCTCGGGTTCCTCTTCAAGAACTACTTCCAGCGATCTGCGAGAAATGTGAATTTGACCTGCAGACCACAGTTTTATTAAGAAATGTCCACTCAGAAGACACTTTGGACCTGAGTGGCTCGCTCAATGATTTTGGCCTGAGGGAAGTGTATGCAAGAGACACCAAAG TTATAAGCCCTGTAAGTCCTTTTAGTCCAGTAAGTCTGCCTCCATCTCCATCTGGCTCAG AAATATATCTTCATGGGAAAGAGAAAATCCAgagggagaaagaaaagaaacgatTCAGCTTATTTAGGAAAGGAAGTAAGAAGCAATCCGAAAAG TATATGACCGTGAGTGCACCGGGGTCTCCCGTGCAAAGGAAGCAGAGGCCGGTCAGCATGAGTTCCTTCAGCATGCATTCACCCATTACATACGATTGCAATACCATGCCCTCCAACATGCCAAAGAAGAGACGAGCTCCGTTGCCGCCGAGCATGATGTCACAGAGCATGCCTACCGACCTCGGTCATCACCACTGCAATAGTCAAACCACCACGCATCACGATGGCAACCAG AATATGGCTCCTTTGAGCCGGGGATCCTCGACAGAGTCGTCCTTCAAGAAGTCCACCAAGCGAAAGGCCCCTCCGCCCCCCACCTCCAGCAGCGCAGCCCCTCTTAAAGAAACCACACAAGATAAAGACATGACAG AACCAGTGTTGGCATCTCCTCTGGAGGAGATCAGGGAACAGGAAGAGATGACTGGGAGTGCCGAAGGTCAGGTGTCTGCTGTGAAGGAGAAGGAGGATGAAGACAGCAGCCTCAACCTGTCCGCTGACATCTCTCTGGACTCCGGCCGAGCTGGGACAGCAACTCCCTCTCAGGATTCAGAGGTTAAGGAGAGCGAGATGGCCAGAGACAATCCGTCATGTGACCTGTCCCCAGATACTGA TGGAGCAGAAGCCACAGTGAATGGAGAGATCAAGTCGGAGCAGGCCACAAGCTCTCGAATCCCATCAGAAGACATAG agccCCCGGTGGAAAAGACAGAAGAGGTGATTAAGTCTTCGGAAACGTGCCGTGTTCTGGAGGAGGTTTTTGTGAGCACCGCAGAGAAGCCTGCATCTGTGTGCAACAAGCTTCAATCCTCCGAATGTGGCATCCAGACGTTGCACACGGACTTGCAAGCGCAGGGCTTTGATTCCAACACGGAGCTCAGCCGTGAACACCAAATACCAAAAATCGTCCCAAGTTCGGTCCGCTTCGCTCACACCGAGACGCAAATGCAGACAGGACCCCAGAAACCCTTTGAGACATCAGGCTCATGCACTGAACCCTCCACAGCTCCATCAGCATCCACAACGGGACTAAAAAGAGACATGGCCACTTCCACAGAAAAGCTGCGTGTTCCTAAGCCACATTCGCCTGCGATCCATGCAACCTGGGATCTGACATCTACACCAACCTCTAAAGCAAGTAGCGTACAGTATATTGTAGAAACCAAACCCAAACCATCCAATGAGCTCACCCGTGAATACATTCCCAAAGTAGGCATGACCACCTACACCATCGTGCCTCAGAAGTCTCTCGAAAAGTTGCGCTTCTTTGAAGTGGAGTTGACTTTGGAGCCCAATTTAGACTTCAAACCTGAAACAAAGACTGTCTCCAATGGTACAGTTTCTGTTAACGGCCATCAGAACGTATTTGAGCAAACTAGGCCTTGTACTTCACCTCCAGCTACCGTTTCATCAAACGTAGAAGGAACTGAATCCAAAATCAAAAACAAGAAAGTTCCACCTGCAACAAGACCCAAACCAGCTTCTTTCCGTCTGCCCAAGCACAAACGCACACCTGGGGATTTCGTCGCCTCCGCGGCTGTTCGCCAAGCGAGTGTCGGCAGTAATAGCAGCAGTTGCTGTAGCAGTCCTGCAGCCCGGCCGAAAGAAACCACAAGCAGCCCGCAATCAGATGTGTTTGCAGAACTGGACGGCTTCCCTCCTCCACCGCCACCGGTCCAGTGGGAAGATGAGGAGAACGCAGGAGCGAGTGATGCACCTCAAAATGCAGAGGTAGATGTACCTCTACCCGAAGCTCCCAAATTCCCACTGTCATCTGTACTGTCCCGTCAGAAGAGTCTTCCCACTAACCCCACGCCTTCGCTGAGTCTACAGAGGTTGAGAAGCTTCAACGCACCCAAACCGCACTCGTCCTCATTGTCCTTGCGCTTCGCTCAAGCCGTGTCTTCTGCCGTGAAACGGTCCGAGTCTCTTTCCCATCATCCTCTGAGACAGTCACCACACACTCATCTCCTCACAAAACAAAGATCTGTTACAGATTACCCTGAGCCATCGGCCAGCACG GTGACAGACGTTGGAGAAGGATGCTCAGAGAGATCCGGAGAGGCCCTGTCACAAACAGCAGGCCACAGCGACCCAGCGCCGAGCTCCAACCGAGACAGAGGCATGGGAACATGTAAGATTGGAAATACTCAACCGTCACCA GGGTTTGAAGCATCTGTAGCGCCATCTGCCACATTGAAGGGAATATCTGAAGTCTTTCATTCAGTGGAAGAATGA
- the LOC128020281 gene encoding cordon-bleu protein-like 1 isoform X1 translates to MTFDSRAEVQGRTRRSLKSKAAPRPPVLKGLDAPPLSHTLPAYPHPAMEQKENLLEQDLTLTVVLPEGLEKTVVVHGSKPMMDLLVMLCAKYHLNPSGHTIELITTNRNQVKFKPNALIGALEAEKILLKPKGMEDKNIKTGPQMPEATVRLVINYKKTQKAILRVSPRVPLQELLPAICEKCEFDLQTTVLLRNVHSEDTLDLSGSLNDFGLREVYARDTKVISPVSPFSPVSLPPSPSGSEIYLHGKEKIQREKEKKRFSLFRKGSKKQSEKYMTVSAPGSPVQRKQRPVSMSSFSMHSPITYDCNTMPSNMPKKRRAPLPPSMMSQSMPTDLGHHHCNSQTTTHHDGNQNMAPLSRGSSTESSFKKSTKRKAPPPPTSSSAAPLKETTQDKDMTEPVLASPLEEIREQEEMTGSAEGQVSAVKEKEDEDSSLNLSADISLDSGRAGTATPSQDSEVKESEMARDNPSCDLSPDTDGAEATVNGEIKSEQATSSRIPSEDIEPPVEKTEEVIKSSETCRVLEEVFVSTAEKPASVCNKLQSSECGIQTLHTDLQAQGFDSNTELSREHQIPKIVPSSVRFAHTETQMQTGPQKPFETSGSCTEPSTAPSASTTGLKRDMATSTEKLRVPKPHSPAIHATWDLTSTPTSKASSVQYIVETKPKPSNELTREYIPKVGMTTYTIVPQKSLEKLRFFEVELTLEPNLDFKPETKTVSNGTVSVNGHQNVFEQTRPCTSPPATVSSNVEGTESKIKNKKVPPATRPKPASFRLPKHKRTPGDFVASAAVRQASVGSNSSSCCSSPAARPKETTSSPQSDVFAELDGFPPPPPPVQWEDEENAGASDAPQNAEVDVPLPEAPKFPLSSVLSRQKSLPTNPTPSLSLQRLRSFNAPKPHSSSLSLRFAQAVSSAVKRSESLSHHPLRQSPHTHLLTKQRSVTDYPEPSASTVTDVGEGCSERSGEALSQTAGHSDPAPSSNRDRGMGTCKIGNTQPSPGFEASVAPSATLKGISEVFHSVEE, encoded by the exons CAAGCCCATGATGGACCTGCTGGTCATGCTTTGTGCAAAGTACCACCTGAACCCGTCTGGCCACACCATAGAGCTCATCACCACCAACAGGAACCAAGTGAAGTTCAAACCCAACGCCCTCATCGGAGCCCTAGAGGCTGAGAAGATCCTGCTAAAACCCAAAGGCATGGAGGACAAAAACATCAAGACAGGGCCGCAGATGCCCGAG GCAACCGTACGATTAGTGATCAACTACAAGAAGACCCAGAAAGCCATTCTCAGGGTGAGTCCTCGGGTTCCTCTTCAAGAACTACTTCCAGCGATCTGCGAGAAATGTGAATTTGACCTGCAGACCACAGTTTTATTAAGAAATGTCCACTCAGAAGACACTTTGGACCTGAGTGGCTCGCTCAATGATTTTGGCCTGAGGGAAGTGTATGCAAGAGACACCAAAG TTATAAGCCCTGTAAGTCCTTTTAGTCCAGTAAGTCTGCCTCCATCTCCATCTGGCTCAG AAATATATCTTCATGGGAAAGAGAAAATCCAgagggagaaagaaaagaaacgatTCAGCTTATTTAGGAAAGGAAGTAAGAAGCAATCCGAAAAG TATATGACCGTGAGTGCACCGGGGTCTCCCGTGCAAAGGAAGCAGAGGCCGGTCAGCATGAGTTCCTTCAGCATGCATTCACCCATTACATACGATTGCAATACCATGCCCTCCAACATGCCAAAGAAGAGACGAGCTCCGTTGCCGCCGAGCATGATGTCACAGAGCATGCCTACCGACCTCGGTCATCACCACTGCAATAGTCAAACCACCACGCATCACGATGGCAACCAG AATATGGCTCCTTTGAGCCGGGGATCCTCGACAGAGTCGTCCTTCAAGAAGTCCACCAAGCGAAAGGCCCCTCCGCCCCCCACCTCCAGCAGCGCAGCCCCTCTTAAAGAAACCACACAAGATAAAGACATGACAG AACCAGTGTTGGCATCTCCTCTGGAGGAGATCAGGGAACAGGAAGAGATGACTGGGAGTGCCGAAGGTCAGGTGTCTGCTGTGAAGGAGAAGGAGGATGAAGACAGCAGCCTCAACCTGTCCGCTGACATCTCTCTGGACTCCGGCCGAGCTGGGACAGCAACTCCCTCTCAGGATTCAGAGGTTAAGGAGAGCGAGATGGCCAGAGACAATCCGTCATGTGACCTGTCCCCAGATACTGA TGGAGCAGAAGCCACAGTGAATGGAGAGATCAAGTCGGAGCAGGCCACAAGCTCTCGAATCCCATCAGAAGACATAG agccCCCGGTGGAAAAGACAGAAGAGGTGATTAAGTCTTCGGAAACGTGCCGTGTTCTGGAGGAGGTTTTTGTGAGCACCGCAGAGAAGCCTGCATCTGTGTGCAACAAGCTTCAATCCTCCGAATGTGGCATCCAGACGTTGCACACGGACTTGCAAGCGCAGGGCTTTGATTCCAACACGGAGCTCAGCCGTGAACACCAAATACCAAAAATCGTCCCAAGTTCGGTCCGCTTCGCTCACACCGAGACGCAAATGCAGACAGGACCCCAGAAACCCTTTGAGACATCAGGCTCATGCACTGAACCCTCCACAGCTCCATCAGCATCCACAACGGGACTAAAAAGAGACATGGCCACTTCCACAGAAAAGCTGCGTGTTCCTAAGCCACATTCGCCTGCGATCCATGCAACCTGGGATCTGACATCTACACCAACCTCTAAAGCAAGTAGCGTACAGTATATTGTAGAAACCAAACCCAAACCATCCAATGAGCTCACCCGTGAATACATTCCCAAAGTAGGCATGACCACCTACACCATCGTGCCTCAGAAGTCTCTCGAAAAGTTGCGCTTCTTTGAAGTGGAGTTGACTTTGGAGCCCAATTTAGACTTCAAACCTGAAACAAAGACTGTCTCCAATGGTACAGTTTCTGTTAACGGCCATCAGAACGTATTTGAGCAAACTAGGCCTTGTACTTCACCTCCAGCTACCGTTTCATCAAACGTAGAAGGAACTGAATCCAAAATCAAAAACAAGAAAGTTCCACCTGCAACAAGACCCAAACCAGCTTCTTTCCGTCTGCCCAAGCACAAACGCACACCTGGGGATTTCGTCGCCTCCGCGGCTGTTCGCCAAGCGAGTGTCGGCAGTAATAGCAGCAGTTGCTGTAGCAGTCCTGCAGCCCGGCCGAAAGAAACCACAAGCAGCCCGCAATCAGATGTGTTTGCAGAACTGGACGGCTTCCCTCCTCCACCGCCACCGGTCCAGTGGGAAGATGAGGAGAACGCAGGAGCGAGTGATGCACCTCAAAATGCAGAGGTAGATGTACCTCTACCCGAAGCTCCCAAATTCCCACTGTCATCTGTACTGTCCCGTCAGAAGAGTCTTCCCACTAACCCCACGCCTTCGCTGAGTCTACAGAGGTTGAGAAGCTTCAACGCACCCAAACCGCACTCGTCCTCATTGTCCTTGCGCTTCGCTCAAGCCGTGTCTTCTGCCGTGAAACGGTCCGAGTCTCTTTCCCATCATCCTCTGAGACAGTCACCACACACTCATCTCCTCACAAAACAAAGATCTGTTACAGATTACCCTGAGCCATCGGCCAGCACG GTGACAGACGTTGGAGAAGGATGCTCAGAGAGATCCGGAGAGGCCCTGTCACAAACAGCAGGCCACAGCGACCCAGCGCCGAGCTCCAACCGAGACAGAGGCATGGGAACATGTAAGATTGGAAATACTCAACCGTCACCA GGGTTTGAAGCATCTGTAGCGCCATCTGCCACATTGAAGGGAATATCTGAAGTCTTTCATTCAGTGGAAGAATGA